One region of Clavibacter michiganensis subsp. tessellarius genomic DNA includes:
- a CDS encoding putative quinol monooxygenase yields the protein MSTTVHLEIQVDETRLGDVADVLAETLQATRAFAGNEGLEVLVDDADPARMVVVEQWASTADHDAYVAWRATPEGAARLGEVLAAPPVTRVFSGRIALAL from the coding sequence ATGAGCACCACCGTGCACCTCGAGATCCAGGTCGACGAGACGCGCCTCGGCGACGTCGCGGACGTCCTCGCCGAGACCCTGCAGGCCACCCGCGCCTTCGCGGGCAACGAGGGCCTCGAGGTCCTCGTCGACGACGCCGACCCCGCCCGCATGGTCGTGGTCGAGCAGTGGGCGTCGACCGCCGACCACGACGCCTACGTCGCCTGGCGCGCCACCCCCGAGGGCGCCGCGCGCCTCGGCGAGGTTCTGGCCGCGCCGCCCGTGACCCGCGTGTTCAGCGGGCGCATCGCGCTCGCGCTCTAG
- a CDS encoding Na+/H+ antiporter subunit A, with product MLVLLSAFLIASILLPLLTRALGVRAFVVAALVPAAAFVFTALQGPAVLPDGEVVERLEWIPSLGIVLDMRMDALSWLLALVVTGVGALVLLYCARYFRSGEDGLGRFAGLLLAFAGVMYGLVLADDVFVLFTFWEATSVLSYLLIGHYTGKKASRGAALQALLVTTAGGLAMLVGLVILSVAGGTTSLAQLVADPPGGPLIPVAVVLILLGALSKSALVPFHFWLPAAMAAPTPVSAYLHAAAMVKAGIYLIARLAPGYADVPGWRVLLVSLGVATMLVGGWRALKQMDLKLVLAYGTVSQLGFLTVVVGYGTRDAALAGVALLLAHALFKATLFLVVGVVDHRAGTRDLRKISGLGRKAPVLAVITALALASMAGLPPFLGFVAKEAVLSALLLDAELGGGLGGVALVGVSVGSCLTVAYSARFLWGAFARKRGVDEVQPVHEHLDFLVPPAVLAATGLVLGFLASTVDGWIAGYADTLPAVSAGASGEPDHTYHLALWHGIEPALLISAGTLVVGLAMFRLRDGVFALQSRVPAWIDAARVYWASMRLIDRVAARTTATTQRGSLPFYLGVILLVLIGSVGSALALNRSWPATAVPFDHPAQPVIGVVMIVAAIAAARAGKRFQAVVLVGVTGYGMAALFALHGAPDLALTQVLIETITLVAFVLVLRRLPVRLGERNRSVHPIWRASIGIAVAALMSTVAVVALGARVASPISLEFPRLAYEQGHGSNVVNVTLVDLRGWDTMGEISVLIVAATGVASLIFLNRRTDSLPRLTAPSRRSLLARLSGRHDPSTAEAPLEVEQGADGPRMEAREAVKDQGRTERSPWLLAGRTLAPQNRSILLEVVVRLLFHSLIVVSVYLLFSGHNLPGGGFAGGLLAGMALVARYLAGGRYELGAAAPVDAGRVLGTGLVFAVGTAIVPLVFGADALTSTWIDTEVPFVGHVEFVTSTFFDVGVYLVVVGLTLDVLRSLGAEVDRQEESDRTVEQGADGMETEQGVSV from the coding sequence TTGCTCGTCCTCCTCTCGGCGTTCCTGATCGCCTCGATCCTGCTGCCGCTCCTCACCCGGGCGCTCGGCGTGCGCGCGTTCGTCGTCGCCGCGCTCGTGCCCGCCGCGGCCTTCGTCTTCACCGCCCTGCAGGGGCCGGCCGTGCTGCCCGACGGCGAGGTCGTGGAGCGGCTGGAGTGGATCCCGTCGCTCGGCATCGTCCTCGACATGCGGATGGACGCGCTGTCCTGGCTCCTCGCGCTGGTCGTGACGGGCGTCGGCGCCCTCGTCCTCCTCTACTGCGCGCGCTACTTCCGCTCGGGTGAGGACGGCCTCGGTCGGTTCGCCGGCCTCCTGCTCGCCTTCGCCGGGGTGATGTACGGCCTCGTCCTCGCGGACGACGTGTTCGTGCTCTTCACCTTCTGGGAGGCGACGAGCGTCCTCTCCTACCTCCTCATCGGCCACTACACCGGCAAGAAGGCGAGCCGCGGCGCCGCGCTGCAGGCGCTCCTCGTGACCACCGCCGGCGGGCTCGCGATGCTCGTGGGCCTCGTGATCCTCTCGGTCGCGGGCGGCACGACGAGCCTCGCGCAGCTCGTGGCCGACCCGCCCGGCGGCCCGCTGATCCCGGTCGCCGTGGTGCTGATCCTGCTCGGCGCCCTCTCGAAGTCGGCGCTCGTGCCCTTCCACTTCTGGCTCCCGGCGGCGATGGCCGCGCCGACCCCGGTGAGCGCGTACCTGCACGCCGCCGCGATGGTCAAGGCCGGCATCTACCTCATCGCCCGCCTCGCGCCCGGCTACGCCGACGTCCCCGGCTGGCGCGTGCTGCTCGTCTCGCTCGGCGTCGCGACGATGCTCGTCGGCGGCTGGCGCGCGCTCAAGCAGATGGACCTCAAGCTCGTCCTCGCCTATGGCACGGTGAGCCAGCTCGGCTTCCTCACGGTGGTCGTCGGCTACGGCACGCGCGACGCGGCGCTCGCGGGCGTCGCCCTCCTGCTCGCGCACGCGCTGTTCAAGGCCACGCTCTTCCTCGTCGTCGGCGTCGTGGACCACCGGGCCGGCACGCGCGACCTCCGAAAGATCAGCGGGCTCGGCCGCAAGGCGCCCGTGCTCGCGGTGATCACGGCGCTCGCCCTCGCCTCGATGGCGGGCCTGCCGCCGTTCCTCGGCTTCGTCGCGAAGGAGGCCGTGCTCTCCGCGCTCCTCCTCGACGCGGAGCTGGGCGGCGGCCTGGGCGGGGTCGCGCTCGTCGGCGTCTCGGTCGGATCCTGCCTCACGGTCGCGTACAGCGCCCGCTTCCTGTGGGGCGCCTTCGCCCGCAAGCGCGGCGTGGACGAGGTCCAGCCGGTGCACGAGCACCTCGACTTCCTCGTGCCGCCCGCCGTGCTCGCGGCGACCGGCCTCGTGCTCGGCTTCCTCGCCTCGACCGTCGACGGCTGGATCGCCGGCTACGCCGACACGCTGCCGGCCGTGAGCGCGGGCGCCTCCGGCGAGCCCGACCACACCTACCACCTGGCGCTCTGGCACGGGATCGAGCCGGCGCTGCTGATCTCGGCGGGCACGCTCGTCGTCGGCCTCGCGATGTTCCGCCTCCGCGACGGCGTCTTCGCCCTCCAGTCCCGCGTGCCGGCGTGGATCGACGCCGCGCGCGTCTACTGGGCCTCGATGCGCCTCATCGACCGGGTCGCGGCGCGCACCACGGCCACCACGCAGCGCGGGTCGCTGCCGTTCTACCTCGGCGTCATCCTGCTCGTGCTCATCGGCTCGGTGGGCTCCGCGCTCGCGCTCAACCGCTCCTGGCCCGCGACGGCCGTGCCGTTCGACCACCCGGCGCAGCCCGTCATCGGCGTCGTGATGATCGTGGCCGCCATCGCCGCCGCCCGCGCCGGCAAGCGCTTCCAGGCCGTCGTGCTCGTCGGCGTCACCGGATACGGCATGGCCGCGCTCTTCGCGCTGCACGGCGCGCCCGACCTCGCGCTCACGCAGGTGCTCATCGAGACGATCACGCTGGTCGCGTTCGTTCTCGTGCTCCGCCGCCTGCCCGTGCGGCTGGGGGAGCGGAACCGCTCGGTGCACCCGATCTGGCGCGCGTCCATCGGCATCGCCGTCGCCGCGCTCATGTCCACGGTCGCGGTGGTCGCGCTCGGCGCGCGCGTCGCGTCGCCCATCTCGCTGGAGTTCCCGCGCCTCGCCTACGAGCAGGGCCACGGCAGCAACGTCGTCAACGTCACGCTCGTCGACCTCCGCGGCTGGGACACGATGGGCGAGATCTCGGTGCTCATCGTCGCGGCCACGGGCGTCGCGAGCCTCATCTTCCTCAACCGCCGCACCGACTCCCTGCCCCGCCTCACGGCCCCCTCGCGCCGCAGCCTGCTCGCGCGCCTCTCCGGGCGGCACGACCCGTCGACCGCGGAGGCGCCGCTCGAGGTGGAGCAGGGCGCCGACGGACCGAGGATGGAAGCGCGCGAGGCCGTCAAGGACCAGGGGCGCACCGAGCGCAGCCCCTGGCTCCTCGCGGGCCGCACGCTCGCGCCGCAGAACCGGTCGATCCTCCTCGAGGTCGTCGTGCGGCTCCTGTTCCACAGCCTCATCGTCGTGTCGGTCTACCTGCTGTTCTCCGGCCACAACCTGCCGGGCGGCGGGTTCGCGGGCGGCCTCCTCGCGGGCATGGCGCTCGTCGCGCGCTACCTCGCGGGCGGACGCTACGAGCTCGGCGCCGCCGCCCCCGTCGACGCGGGCCGCGTGCTCGGCACCGGCCTCGTCTTCGCCGTCGGCACCGCGATCGTGCCGCTCGTCTTCGGCGCCGACGCCCTCACCTCCACCTGGATCGACACCGAGGTGCCCTTCGTCGGCCACGTCGAGTTCGTCACCAGCACCTTCTTCGACGTCGGCGTCTACCTCGTCGTCGTCGGCCTCACGCTCGACGTGCTCCGCAGCCTCGGCGCGGAGGTCGACCGCCAGGAGGAGAGCGACCGGACGGTCGAGCAGGGAGCGGACGGGATGGAGACCGAGCAGGGGGTGAGCGTGTGA
- a CDS encoding Na+/H+ antiporter subunit E: MTPRRARARAERLTLLVQLPLLVWLVILWLLLWGHVTVISVVTGIVLALLVTRVFYLPPVELSGRFDIRWALILLGHFAVDLVRASFQVAAQAFDWRRVPVNSVIAVHLHTRSDFVMTLTAEVVSLVPGSIVVEADRERSILYLHALGTPTPEDVERVRRTTLDVESRIVFTLGTADDVWRVNRERRETGREPLLQTRRQRAHELVRDRDLEAGLITTTGEELA, from the coding sequence ATGACCCCGCGCCGCGCCCGCGCGCGCGCCGAGCGGCTCACGCTCCTGGTGCAGCTGCCGCTCCTCGTCTGGCTCGTGATCCTGTGGCTCCTGCTCTGGGGCCACGTCACCGTCATCTCGGTGGTCACCGGCATCGTCCTGGCGCTGCTCGTCACGCGCGTGTTCTACCTGCCGCCCGTGGAGCTGTCGGGCCGGTTCGACATCCGCTGGGCGCTGATCCTGCTCGGGCACTTCGCGGTCGACCTCGTGCGCGCGTCCTTCCAGGTCGCGGCGCAGGCGTTCGACTGGCGCCGCGTGCCCGTCAACTCGGTCATCGCCGTGCACCTGCACACGCGCAGCGACTTCGTCATGACGCTCACGGCCGAGGTCGTGTCGCTCGTCCCCGGCTCGATCGTCGTCGAGGCCGACCGCGAGCGCTCGATCCTGTACCTCCACGCCCTCGGCACCCCCACCCCCGAGGACGTGGAGCGCGTCCGCCGCACGACGCTCGACGTGGAGAGCCGCATCGTCTTCACCCTCGGCACGGCCGACGACGTGTGGCGCGTCAACCGCGAGCGGCGCGAGACGGGCCGCGAGCCGCTGCTGCAGACCCGCCGGCAGCGCGCGCACGAGCTGGTGCGGGACCGCGACCTCGAGGCGGGGCTCATCACGACGACGGGGGAGGAGCTCGCGTGA
- the otsA gene encoding alpha,alpha-trehalose-phosphate synthase (UDP-forming), with translation MTPPPSSTPSATETTAAEQADGGEVRPGTYDLVVVSNRLPVDRVVAADGSTSWRHSPGGLVTALEPVMRANEGAWVGWPGIADHDVEPFVDAGISIIPVTLTEQDLAEYYEGFSNDTLWPLYHDVIAQPSYHREWWDTYVSVNQRFADAAATAAAPGATVWVQDYQLQLVPKMLREQRPDLTIGFFNHIPFPPYGIYSQLPWRTQIIEGLLGADVIGFQRVADAGNFTRAVRRLFGYTTRGSTVDVPVRGGIPLTVPGTKPSKPVRELRTRQVVAKHYPISIDARSYEEMAKDPAIQERARQIRADLGNPKTILLGVDRLDYTKGIGHRLKAFGELLAEGRVTVEDATLVQVASPSRERVETYKQLRDEIELTVGRINGDYGSISHTAISYLHHGYPREEMVALCLAADVMLVTALRDGMNLVAKEYVATKHSNEGVLVLSEFAGAADELKAALLVNPHDIEGLKEAILRAIEMPKAEQRKRMRSLRKRVFENDVAAWSSSFLSDLGRTHAASIHEGPDEEVVEPLMDEGW, from the coding sequence GTGACTCCGCCACCCTCATCCACGCCCTCCGCGACCGAGACGACCGCCGCCGAGCAGGCGGACGGCGGCGAGGTCCGGCCCGGCACCTACGACCTCGTCGTCGTCTCCAACCGCCTCCCCGTCGACCGCGTCGTCGCCGCCGACGGCAGCACCTCCTGGCGGCACTCGCCGGGCGGCCTCGTCACGGCGCTCGAGCCCGTCATGCGCGCCAACGAGGGCGCGTGGGTGGGATGGCCCGGCATCGCCGACCACGACGTCGAGCCGTTCGTCGACGCGGGCATCTCGATCATCCCCGTCACCCTCACGGAGCAGGACCTCGCGGAGTACTACGAGGGCTTCTCCAACGACACGCTCTGGCCGCTGTACCACGACGTCATCGCGCAGCCCAGCTACCACCGGGAGTGGTGGGACACGTACGTCAGCGTCAACCAGCGCTTCGCCGACGCGGCCGCCACGGCCGCCGCCCCCGGCGCCACCGTGTGGGTGCAGGACTACCAGCTGCAGCTCGTGCCGAAGATGCTCCGCGAGCAGCGTCCGGACCTCACGATCGGCTTCTTCAACCACATCCCGTTCCCGCCGTACGGCATCTACTCGCAGCTGCCGTGGCGCACGCAGATCATCGAGGGCCTCCTCGGCGCCGACGTCATCGGCTTCCAGCGCGTCGCCGACGCCGGCAACTTCACCCGCGCGGTCCGGCGCCTGTTCGGCTACACGACGCGCGGATCCACGGTCGACGTGCCCGTGCGCGGCGGCATCCCGCTCACCGTCCCCGGCACCAAGCCGTCGAAGCCCGTCCGCGAGCTCCGCACCCGCCAGGTCGTCGCCAAGCACTACCCGATCTCCATCGACGCGCGCAGCTACGAGGAGATGGCCAAGGACCCGGCCATCCAGGAGCGCGCCCGCCAGATCCGCGCCGACCTCGGCAACCCGAAGACGATCCTCCTGGGCGTCGACCGGCTCGACTACACGAAGGGCATCGGCCACCGCCTCAAGGCGTTCGGCGAGCTCCTCGCCGAGGGCCGCGTCACGGTGGAGGACGCCACGCTCGTCCAGGTGGCGAGCCCCAGCCGCGAGCGGGTCGAGACCTACAAGCAGCTGCGCGACGAGATCGAGCTGACGGTCGGCCGCATCAACGGCGACTACGGCTCCATCAGCCACACCGCCATCAGCTACCTGCACCACGGCTACCCGCGCGAGGAGATGGTGGCGCTGTGCCTGGCCGCCGACGTCATGCTCGTCACGGCGCTCCGCGACGGCATGAACCTCGTCGCCAAGGAGTACGTCGCCACCAAGCACTCCAACGAGGGCGTGCTCGTGCTGAGCGAGTTCGCGGGGGCCGCGGACGAGCTGAAGGCAGCGCTCCTCGTGAACCCGCACGACATCGAGGGGCTCAAGGAGGCGATCCTCCGCGCCATCGAGATGCCGAAGGCGGAGCAGCGCAAGCGCATGCGGTCGCTCCGCAAGCGCGTCTTCGAGAACGACGTCGCCGCGTGGTCGAGCTCCTTCCTGTCCGACCTCGGTCGCACGCACGCCGCCTCGATCCACGAGGGCCCCGACGAAGAGGTCGTCGAGCCCCTCATGGACGAGGGCTGGTAG
- a CDS encoding Na+/H+ antiporter subunit D yields MTIFPTLIPLVVLVPLLGAAAALVAARQRRLQVAVSVLALLVVVVISAVLLVLVDQQGGQSVEVGGWAAPFGIVLVVDRLSALMLLISSIVLLAVLMFSIGQGLEDGDGETPVSIFNPTYLILAAGVFNAFVAGDLFNLYVGFEILLVASYVLLTLGGTEARIRAGVTYIVVSLVSSMLFLASIAMIYGALGTVNIAQISVRLDEIPPDVQLILHIMLLVAFGIKAAVFPLSFWLPDSYPTAPAPVTAVFAGLLTKVGVYAILRTETVMFPTDQLSTALMVVAALTMVIGILGAVAQADIKRLLSFTLVSHIGYMIFGIALNTVAGMTATIYYVIHHIVVQTTLFLASGLIERTGGSTSINRLGGLLKAAPVMAILFFIPALNLGGIPPFSGFIGKVALFDSGAEVGGWLTYAVIAAGAATSLLTLYALARVWNMAFWRGAEEVEDYESPLLEQLSERPGGEAVTTVRKTPVLMTGATAGMVVVSVALTVFAGPVYALSERAGESLTGPGSGNGSGEQGYVETVFPGGVR; encoded by the coding sequence GTGACGATCTTCCCGACCCTCATCCCGCTCGTCGTCCTCGTGCCGCTGCTCGGCGCGGCGGCGGCCCTCGTCGCCGCGCGCCAGCGCCGCCTGCAGGTCGCCGTCTCGGTGCTCGCGCTCCTGGTCGTCGTGGTGATCAGCGCCGTGCTGCTCGTGCTCGTGGACCAGCAGGGCGGCCAGTCCGTCGAGGTCGGCGGGTGGGCGGCGCCGTTCGGCATCGTCCTCGTGGTCGACCGGCTCTCGGCGCTCATGCTGTTGATCTCGTCGATCGTGCTGCTCGCGGTCCTCATGTTCTCGATCGGCCAGGGCCTCGAGGACGGCGACGGCGAGACGCCCGTCTCGATCTTCAACCCGACCTACCTGATCCTCGCGGCCGGCGTCTTCAACGCCTTCGTCGCGGGCGACCTCTTCAACCTCTACGTCGGGTTCGAGATCCTGCTCGTGGCGAGCTACGTGCTGCTCACGCTCGGCGGCACCGAGGCGCGGATCCGCGCGGGCGTCACGTACATCGTCGTGAGCCTCGTCTCCTCGATGCTGTTCCTCGCGTCGATCGCCATGATCTACGGCGCCCTCGGCACGGTGAACATCGCGCAGATCTCCGTGCGGCTCGACGAGATCCCGCCGGACGTGCAGCTGATCCTGCACATCATGCTGCTGGTCGCGTTCGGCATCAAGGCGGCCGTCTTCCCGCTGTCGTTCTGGCTGCCGGACTCCTACCCCACGGCGCCCGCGCCCGTCACGGCGGTCTTCGCGGGCCTCCTCACCAAGGTCGGCGTGTACGCGATCCTCCGCACGGAGACGGTCATGTTCCCGACCGACCAGCTCTCCACGGCGCTCATGGTGGTGGCGGCGCTGACCATGGTGATCGGCATCCTCGGCGCGGTCGCGCAGGCCGACATCAAGAGGCTGCTGTCGTTCACGCTCGTGAGCCACATCGGCTACATGATCTTCGGCATCGCGCTCAACACCGTGGCCGGCATGACCGCGACCATCTACTACGTGATCCACCACATCGTCGTGCAGACCACGCTGTTCCTCGCCTCGGGGCTCATCGAGCGCACGGGCGGCAGCACGTCCATCAACCGGCTCGGCGGCCTGCTGAAGGCGGCGCCGGTCATGGCGATCCTGTTCTTCATCCCCGCGCTCAACCTCGGCGGCATCCCGCCGTTCTCGGGCTTCATCGGCAAGGTCGCGCTCTTCGACTCCGGCGCCGAGGTCGGCGGCTGGCTCACCTACGCCGTCATCGCGGCGGGCGCGGCCACGAGCCTCCTCACCCTCTACGCCCTCGCCCGCGTCTGGAACATGGCGTTCTGGCGCGGGGCCGAGGAGGTCGAGGACTACGAGTCGCCCCTGCTCGAGCAGCTCTCCGAGCGCCCGGGCGGCGAGGCCGTGACGACCGTCCGCAAGACGCCCGTGCTCATGACCGGAGCGACCGCCGGCATGGTCGTCGTCAGCGTCGCCCTCACCGTCTTCGCCGGCCCGGTCTACGCCCTCTCCGAGCGCGCGGGGGAGAGCCTCACCGGGCCCGGATCCGGCAACGGCTCGGGCGAGCAGGGCTACGTCGAGACCGTCTTCCCGGGCGGCGTCCGATGA
- a CDS encoding Na(+)/H(+) antiporter subunit C has product MSVSVTLILIMAALYATGIYLMLERSMTRVLLGFLLVGNATNILILIMSGRVGLAPIYDPDVDPSEYADPLPQALILTAIVITFGVSAFLMALIYRSWRLANADVVTDDEDDLAMRGPRTGLGEEPTVPDDDDTEFGTNAEAAIASARKLRGNRSDLEEAIDDSADDDDDRDFRTRRAEKEKGEEGR; this is encoded by the coding sequence GTGAGCGTCTCCGTCACCCTCATCCTGATCATGGCCGCGCTGTACGCCACGGGCATCTACCTCATGCTCGAGCGCAGCATGACGCGCGTGCTCCTCGGGTTCCTGCTCGTGGGCAACGCGACCAACATCCTGATCCTGATCATGTCCGGCCGCGTGGGCCTCGCGCCCATCTACGACCCCGACGTGGACCCGTCGGAGTACGCCGACCCGCTCCCGCAGGCGCTCATCCTCACGGCCATCGTCATCACGTTCGGCGTCTCGGCGTTCCTGATGGCCCTCATCTACCGCTCCTGGCGGCTGGCCAACGCCGACGTGGTGACGGACGACGAGGACGACCTCGCGATGCGCGGCCCCCGCACGGGCCTCGGAGAGGAGCCCACCGTCCCCGACGACGACGACACCGAGTTCGGCACCAACGCCGAGGCCGCCATCGCCTCCGCCCGGAAGCTCCGCGGCAACCGATCCGATCTGGAAGAAGCCATCGACGACTCCGCCGACGACGACGACGACCGCGACTTCCGCACGAGGCGCGCCGAGAAGGAGAAGGGGGAGGAGGGCCGGTGA
- a CDS encoding monovalent cation/H+ antiporter complex subunit F — MSIVMQVGWVLVGVLFFSAAVMALVRIVRGPSILDRIIASDVLLTTLICVLGAEMVFNGHTRTVPVMLVLAMTAFLATVAVARYVSKQDPS, encoded by the coding sequence GTGAGCATCGTCATGCAGGTCGGCTGGGTGCTCGTCGGCGTCCTCTTCTTCTCGGCCGCGGTGATGGCGCTCGTGCGCATCGTGCGCGGGCCGAGCATCCTCGACCGGATCATCGCGTCCGACGTGCTGCTCACCACGCTCATCTGCGTGCTCGGCGCCGAGATGGTGTTCAACGGCCACACCCGCACGGTCCCGGTGATGCTCGTGCTCGCCATGACCGCCTTCCTCGCGACCGTCGCCGTCGCCCGCTACGTCTCGAAGCAGGACCCCTCGTGA
- a CDS encoding fructosamine kinase family protein gives MSAAGSGGAADAYRKERADAPRGFFEAEAAGLAWLAEAEPAGGARVVRVLDVAPGRIDLERLRPACPTRDAARAFGAALAITHDAGADGFGSPPPRIDGPAFIGRQPLSVGRVAPGVGDASGAGSGSGWGAWYARERVLPYLRRAVDAGNATAAQAADVERACTAASDGRFDDGAPAARIHGDLWSGNVQWTDGGAVIIDPAAHGGHRETDLAMLALFGCSGLDDVLGAYADAGSLAPDWRDRVALHQLHPLAVHAASHGPAYGDALHDAARAVLRM, from the coding sequence ATGTCGGCAGCGGGATCGGGCGGCGCGGCGGACGCGTACCGCAAGGAGCGGGCGGACGCGCCGCGCGGCTTCTTCGAGGCGGAGGCGGCGGGGCTGGCGTGGCTCGCCGAGGCGGAGCCCGCCGGGGGAGCGCGCGTCGTGCGCGTGCTCGACGTCGCGCCCGGGCGCATCGACCTCGAGCGGCTGCGGCCGGCGTGCCCCACCCGGGACGCGGCCCGCGCGTTCGGGGCGGCCCTCGCGATCACGCACGACGCGGGGGCCGACGGCTTCGGGTCCCCTCCGCCGCGGATCGACGGGCCGGCGTTCATCGGGCGCCAGCCGCTCTCGGTCGGCCGCGTCGCCCCGGGCGTCGGCGACGCCTCCGGAGCCGGATCCGGATCCGGCTGGGGCGCCTGGTACGCCCGCGAGCGCGTCCTGCCGTACCTCCGCCGCGCGGTCGACGCCGGGAACGCGACCGCCGCGCAGGCGGCCGACGTCGAGCGGGCCTGCACGGCCGCATCCGATGGCCGGTTCGACGACGGCGCTCCGGCCGCGCGGATCCACGGCGACCTGTGGTCGGGCAACGTGCAGTGGACCGACGGGGGAGCGGTAATCATCGACCCGGCCGCGCACGGCGGCCACCGCGAGACCGACCTCGCGATGCTCGCCCTCTTCGGCTGCTCGGGCCTCGACGACGTGCTCGGCGCGTACGCCGACGCCGGATCCCTCGCCCCCGACTGGCGCGACCGCGTCGCGCTCCACCAGCTCCATCCGCTCGCCGTCCACGCCGCGTCGCACGGACCGGCCTACGGCGACGCCCTCCATGACGCGGCGCGCGCGGTGCTCCGGATGTGA
- the otsB gene encoding trehalose-phosphatase: MAELTTDIQAKGGRGFPGRLFEALTELARTPRLLVALDFDGTLAPEVDDPEKARAVPEARAAVLALLALPDTRVALVSGRALRSLEAVADLPDEVLLVGSHGVEIRLDSDDIELVLDEGELAQRGVLSDVLGQVADSLDEVWIEEKPAGFALHTRLATEKHSRIAHLVATQEAHAEVDGLKVRSGKDVLEFSIRQATKGEAVEHLRRYAEASAVFYAGDDVTDEDAFAALQAGDLGLKSGTGATAADFRVDGPHDVARVLQVLADLRGEPVVQPG; this comes from the coding sequence GTGGCCGAGCTGACCACCGACATCCAGGCCAAGGGCGGCCGCGGCTTCCCGGGCCGCCTCTTCGAGGCCCTCACCGAGCTCGCGCGCACGCCGCGCCTGCTCGTCGCGCTCGACTTCGACGGCACCCTCGCGCCCGAGGTCGACGACCCGGAGAAGGCGCGCGCCGTGCCCGAGGCCCGCGCGGCCGTCCTGGCGCTCCTCGCGCTGCCGGACACGCGCGTCGCGCTCGTCTCGGGGCGCGCGCTCCGCAGCCTCGAGGCGGTGGCCGACCTGCCGGACGAGGTGCTGCTCGTGGGATCCCACGGCGTGGAGATCCGCCTCGACAGCGACGACATCGAGCTCGTGCTCGACGAGGGCGAGCTGGCGCAGCGCGGCGTGCTCTCGGACGTGCTCGGCCAGGTCGCCGACTCCCTCGACGAGGTGTGGATCGAGGAGAAGCCCGCGGGCTTCGCCCTCCACACGCGCCTCGCCACGGAGAAGCACAGCCGCATCGCGCACCTCGTCGCGACGCAGGAGGCGCACGCGGAGGTCGACGGCCTCAAGGTGCGCTCCGGCAAGGACGTGCTCGAGTTCAGCATCCGCCAGGCCACCAAGGGCGAGGCCGTCGAGCACCTCCGCCGGTACGCGGAGGCGTCCGCGGTGTTCTACGCCGGCGACGACGTCACCGACGAGGACGCGTTCGCCGCGCTCCAGGCCGGCGACCTCGGCCTCAAGAGCGGCACCGGCGCCACCGCCGCCGACTTCCGCGTCGACGGCCCGCACGACGTGGCGCGCGTGCTGCAGGTGCTCGCGGACCTCCGCGGCGAGCCGGTCGTCCAGCCCGGGTGA
- a CDS encoding sugar phosphate isomerase/epimerase family protein, which yields MIRVGMSTTCVYPQPVDAAFSMAKRAGFDGVEIMVTNDEVTQDAAALRALSEKHGLPILSIHAPVLLLTHFVWGRDPKVKLERSAELARAVGAPAVVVHPPFRWQAGYAESFLEIVRSIQTETGVEIAVENMFPWQVAGRSMKAYSPGWDPRDMDCDATTLDFSHASLSGQDALEMAKSLGSRLRHVHLCDGSGSQDDGRILDEHLLPGRGTQPVAETLRWLAEQGWQGGVVAEVNTRKAKTEEQRLAMLVETREFAQRQLRLDTAPERTPVAPPVLSGYQRLRTALRRDR from the coding sequence GTGATCCGAGTAGGCATGAGCACGACCTGCGTGTACCCCCAGCCCGTCGACGCCGCCTTCTCCATGGCGAAGCGCGCCGGCTTCGACGGCGTCGAGATCATGGTGACGAACGACGAGGTCACCCAGGACGCCGCCGCCCTCCGTGCCCTGTCGGAGAAGCACGGGCTGCCGATCCTGTCGATCCACGCGCCCGTCCTCCTCCTCACGCACTTCGTGTGGGGGCGGGACCCGAAGGTGAAGCTGGAGCGGTCGGCCGAGCTCGCGCGCGCGGTCGGCGCCCCGGCCGTCGTGGTGCACCCGCCGTTCCGCTGGCAGGCCGGCTACGCCGAGTCGTTCCTCGAGATCGTGCGCTCCATCCAGACGGAGACGGGCGTCGAGATCGCGGTCGAGAACATGTTCCCGTGGCAGGTCGCGGGCCGCAGCATGAAGGCGTACTCGCCCGGCTGGGATCCGCGCGACATGGACTGCGACGCCACCACGCTCGACTTCTCCCACGCCTCGCTCTCCGGCCAGGACGCGCTCGAGATGGCGAAGTCCCTCGGATCGCGCCTGCGCCACGTGCACCTCTGCGACGGGTCCGGCTCGCAGGACGACGGCCGCATCCTCGACGAGCACCTCCTCCCCGGCCGCGGCACGCAGCCCGTCGCCGAGACCCTGCGCTGGCTCGCCGAGCAGGGCTGGCAGGGCGGCGTCGTCGCCGAGGTCAACACGCGAAAGGCGAAGACCGAGGAGCAGCGGCTCGCGATGCTCGTCGAGACGCGCGAGTTCGCCCAGCGCCAGCTCCGGCTCGACACCGCACCCGAGCGCACGCCCGTCGCCCCGCCCGTGCTCTCCGGGTACCAGCGGCTCCGCACGGCGCTCCGCCGCGACCGCTGA